One window from the genome of Eucalyptus grandis isolate ANBG69807.140 chromosome 7, ASM1654582v1, whole genome shotgun sequence encodes:
- the LOC108960825 gene encoding uncharacterized protein LOC108960825 has protein sequence MTGARESRSQDCVRSRATTLFNQEVAFPNLETLNITSLDNIEMIWDNQVATDSFPKLKSLFVDKCNKVVTVVPSSILGRLLCLESLKANTCGSLEVVFEIRPLNPIDGPQVALPLKKLMVSRLPKLKCVWKKELHHQVKFQCLHSISISECKSLTSLFLASIAKDLVQLEELEINGCGIVELIEKEEGLVPKFDFPKLTSLKLKHLTELKCIYTETHALHWPTLKTLQVYRCNKLEIFALQPENEMLFHKRPLFLIEKVGFQRLGILEISGLDNLKYIHPYNTNGDNDRCTRKSKSGLRQITLHYTVQSRARDLIQLEELEINQCGIVELIEKEGLDELSVNVEAIEGPSHELKVASSFPSYFQHMKTLDVSHCHGLSNMFTSTMATNLVELTKLRISKCKILIEVISDEGGKEGHVVAFNQLKYVELDGLTTLRCFSSGGYILMFPLLKDVIVNRCPKMEFFFKGPMEAPNLERVRVGLNERYKATKYPYFWKGNLNMMIQNMFEEMAAFAGTKFMWLFEFLKLIGKWHNELNPIMSTWLLESLVVDKCTSFINVIPSSLMLVLERMTSLQVHDCEALEAIFDLEGLEAMDCTQAPPQLQYLYLVNLPKLRQLWNKDLYTILAFINATT, from the exons GTTGCATTTCCTAACTTGGAGACATTAAATATCACTAGCTTGGACAACATCGAGATGATATGGGACAATCAAGTTGCTACAGATTCTTTCCCCAAGCTAAAATCGCTTTTTGTGGATAAATGCAATAAGGTTGTGACCGTTGTTCCTTCTTCCATTCTGGGACGGCTCTTGTGCCTAGAAAGTTTAAAGGCAAACACATGTGGTTCATTGGAAGTTGTTTTCGAAATTCGGCCACTAAATCCTATAGATGGACCTCAAGTTGCTCTTCCGTTAAAAAAGCTGATGGTATCAAGACTACCAAAGCTAAAGTGTGTATGGAAAAAGGAACTCCACCATCAAGTTAAATTCCAATGCCTACATTCTATTAGCATTTCCGAATGCAAGAGCCTCACCTCTCTATTTCTAGCCTCAATAGCCAAAGATCTAGTCCAACTTGAGGAGTTAGAGATCAATGGATGTGGCATTGTGGAACTCattgagaaggaagaaggacTAGTTCCCAAGTTTGATTTCCCAAAGTTAACCTCCCTCAAGCTTAAGCATTTGACAGAGTTGAAGTGCATCTACACCGAAACACATGCTTTACATTGGCCGACATTGAAGACCTTGCAGGTCTATCGCTGTAACAAATTGGAGATCTTTGCTTTGCAACCTGAGAATGAGATGCTATTTCATAAACGACCTCTCTTCCTTATAGAAAAG GTTGGCTTTCAGAGATTGGGGATATTAGAAATCAGCGGCTTGGATAAtctcaa ATATATTCATCCCTACAATACAAATGGTGATAATGACAGGTGTACGAGAAAGTCAAAGTCAGGATTGCGTCAGATCACGCTCCACTACACTGTTCAATCAAGAG CCAGAGATCTAATCCAACTTGAGGAGTTGGAGATCAATCAATGTGGCATTGTGGAACTCATCGAGAAGGAAGGACTAGATGAGCTTAGCGTTAATGTGGAAGCCATAGAAGGCCCAAGTCATGAGTTAAAAGTAGCATCATCCTTTCCAAGTTATTTTCAGCATATGAAGACTCTAGATGTGTCACATTGTCATGGGCTGTCAAATATGTTCACATCGACAATGGCTACAAATTTGGTGGAACTCACAAAATTGAGGATTAGTAAATGTAAAATATTGATAGAAGTCATTAGCGATGAGGGAGGAAAGGAGGGGCATGTAGTGGCTTTCAATCAATTGAAGTATGTGGAGCTTGATGGGTTGACTACATTGAGGTGTTTCAGCTCAGGTGGATACATTTTGATGTTCCCTCTCTTGAAAGATGTCATTGTGAATAGATGTCCCAAGATGGAGTTCTTCTTCAAGGGACCAATGGAGGCGCCAAATCTGGAGAGAGTACGAGTAGGTTTGAATGAAAGGTATAAAGCAACAAAGTACCCATATTTTTGGAAGGGAAACCTCAACATGATGATCCAAAATATGTTTGAAGAAATG GCTGCATTTGCTGGGACTAAGTTTATGTGGTTGTTTGAGTTCCTAAAGCTGATTGGAAAATGGCACAATGAACTTAATCCCATCATGTCAACTTGGCTATTAGAATCACTAGTGGTGGATAAATGTACAtcatttattaatgttattccGTCCAGCTTGATGCTTGTTTTAGAGAGAATGACAAGCTTGCAAGTGCATGATTGCGAGGCTCTAGAAGCAATATTCGATCTTGAAGGGCTTGAAGCTATGGATTGCACTCAGGCGCCACCTCAGTTACAATATCTGTACTTGGTCAATCTACCAAAGTTGAGGCAACTATGGAACAAAGATCTCTACACTATCTTAGCCTTTATAAATGCAACAACTTGA